From a single Solanum dulcamara chromosome 4, daSolDulc1.2, whole genome shotgun sequence genomic region:
- the LOC129887122 gene encoding uncharacterized protein LOC129887122 isoform X2 has translation MDSGKCTSRNGASSSSMAPTSFLNRVYTKSLFEEERFAEHATIKDVNIDLREVYFLMMHFLSSGPCRKTFGIFCDELLEHELLPRRYHAWYSRKGVLSGDDDDDGISFPLNYDDLVLRYPHVEKDHLVKLLKQLLLSLGPPLQCGGGDAPGAADVPTLLGSGPFSLLACERNRVNKQAQPLPSYLRWPHMQANQVHGLTLREIGGGFPKHHRAPSIRLASYAVAKPSTMVQKMQNIKKLRGHRDAVYCAIFDRSGRYVITGSDDRLVKVWSMETGLCLASCRGHEGDITDLAVSSNNALVASASNDYSIRVWRLPDGLPISVLRGHTGAVTAIAFTPKTSSVYQLLSSSDDGTCRIWDARSSQCVPRVYSPRPKDNVSVRSSGTAATNIQSSSNTSHSHQILCCAYNANGTVFVTGSSDTLARVWSACKFSPDHPEELNHEIDTLSGHENDVNYVQFSGCAVASRSSTSDSIVEDSIPKFRNSWFSHDNIVTCSRDGSAIIWTPKPRKSSHGKLGRSWGKAYHLKVPPPPMPPQPPRGGPRQRFRPTPRGVNMIVWSLDNRFVLAAIMDCRICVWNASDGSLVHSLTGHAQSTYVLDVHPFNPRIAMSAGYDGQTILWDIWEGIPIRTYDIGRFKLVDGKFSLDGTSIVLSDDVGQIYLLNTGQGESQKDAKYDQFFLGDYRPLIQDAQGNVLDQETQLAPYRRNMQDLLCDASMLPYPEPYQSMYQRRRLGALGNEWRPSSIKFSVGTDGGLGLGYLVLPVADLDIIAEPLPEFVDTLFWEPDNVILNDETDSEYNMNEELSAEGEHECLRDGSSSGSVCSEEQKMRRSRKDSLRRSKRKISSSEVEVASSGRRLRKKVKDEDVGTSCRSLRTRKSRNGRKSTTKRKSTKPKSFRSHRGAAHPEIVYQHFDISSDDEDEASSEDDSLETESLECWSSDQNMASDDKLTSTQRSYPTGGAIDVPPKSTEPPTNGENKRRLVLKLKIRDANKVELSKDTTAQCGDQADKPCSSQAGEEIIEDNVVNLRIKEPGSSSADEIGMELFGKYSKTEHMVNDEEPKDVLNEYINRKPSAGPDIQSLALADNLMARAQTNLGQFEASSLLAGNGSGDALCSSGVAKSSSLLHLSSSPSHQLQQIGIGPGANKLTTTDDNPEVNLKYKVKPNIIKIKSKKMSRESQTRSEFNLPTDAYCGDESTSKIFSHLEQNQVPETGSEFPHAATDAARRKRSLRFTATSRDTAFGKDDLKIRENRVAVGSSRNTEKLTKKATGSSPLGWTSSNVFKCRSSRNTKEGSSRDENVFSSGISSNEAVKELNWLLLSEHEEGYRYIPQLGDEVVYFRQGHQEYIEYSDSSECGPWTKNAAAVQAVEICLVKHLSYATLPGSGESCCKVTLQFIDTSSPVSGQKFKLTLPELVNFPDFLIERSRYETAMERNWSYGDKCLVWWKDESEQGGRWWKGRVVSVKAKFDQFPDSPWERCGILYEGEVEPHPHSPWELHDVDSSWEQPQVDSESRNRVLSSVTELLQSANRNQDNFGILKLKHVAVKLDFMNRFPVPLSPDIIRLRLENNYYRSLKAMKHDFSVMIANGEAYFAKNRELSLKMKSLSDWFTKKLSNL, from the exons ATGGATTCAGGGAAGTGTACATCTAGAAATGGCGCTTCATCATCAAGTATGGCACCTACAAGCTTCCTGAATAGGGTATACACAAAATCTCTCTTCGAAGAAGAGAGATTTGCTGAACATGCCACAATAAAGGATGTAAATATTGACCTCAGAGAAGTTTATTTTCTGATGATGCATTTTTTGTCATCTGGGCCGTGCCGAAAAACGTTTGGGATATTCTGTGATGAACTTTTGGAACATGAGCTTCTGCCTAGGAGATATCATGCTTGGTATTCAAGAAAAGGTGTACTCAGTGGAGATGACGACGACGATGGCATTTCTTTTCCTCTAAATTATGATGATCTGGTGCTAAG GTATCCTCATGTTGAAAAAGATCACTTAGTAAAGTTGCTTAAACAACTGCTGCTGAGTTTGGGTCCTCCTTTGCAATGTGGTGGGGGAGATGCCCCTGGTGCTGCTGATGTCCCCACGCTACTTGGATCTGGgcctttttctcttttggctT GTGAGCGAAATAGAGTCAATAAGCAAGCACAACCCCTTCCTTCATACCTCCGTTGGCCACACATGCAGGCTAATCAGGTGCATGGTCTAACTTTAAGAGAGATTGGAGGTGGTTTTCCAAAACATCATCGTGCTCCATCTATCCGTCTTGCAAGTTATGCTGTTGCAAAGCCGTCAACTATGGTCCAAAAGATGCAAAACATAAAGAAATTAAGGGGACATAGGGATGCTGTTTATTGTG CAATATTTGATCGCTCAGGAAGATATGTGATTACTGGTTCTGATGATCGCCTTGTCAAGGTTTGGTCCATGGAAACTGGATTATGCCTGGCTAGTTGCCGAGGACATGAA GGTGACATCACTGATTTAGCCGTCAGTTCAAACAATGCTTTGGTGGCATCTGCATCAAATGACTACAGCATTCGAGTT TGGCGCTTGCCAGACGGATTACCTATTTCAGTTTTGCGTGGTCACACTGGAGCTGTTACTGCCATCGCATTTACTCCAAAAACTAGCTCTGTATATCAGCTTCTATC GTCATCAGATGATGGAACTTGTCGCATTTGGGATGCTAGGTCTTCTCAGTGTGTTCCACGCGTTTACTCGCCAAGACCAAAGGATAACGTTTCGG TGAGGAGCAGTGGTACCGCAGCAACCAACATTCAGTCCTCAAGTAATACATCGCATAGCCATCAAATTTTGTGTTGTGCATACAATGCTAATGGAACTGTCTTTGTCACTGGTAGCTCTGATACTTTAGCAAGG GTCTGGAGTGCTTGTAAGTTCTCCCCAGATCACCCCGAGGAGCTAAATCATGAAATAGATACATTATCTGGTCACGAAAATGATGTCAACTATGTACAGTTCAG TGGCTGTGCAGTTGCTTCACGATCTTCAACATCTGATTCCATTGTGGAGGACAGCATTCCAAAATTTAGGAATTCTTG GTTTAGCCATGACAACATAGTCACTTGTTCCCGTGACGGAAGTGCAATCATTTGGACCCCAAAACCACGCAAGTCGTCCCAT GGAAAACTTGGACGTTCTTGGGGTAAGGCATATCATCTTAAAGTTCCTCCGCCACCAATGCCACCACAGCCTCCTCGAGGAGGGCCACGGCAGAGATTTCGCCCTACTCCTCGTGGTGTTAATATGATAGTGTGGAGCCTGGATAATCGCTTTGTACTGGCTGCTATAATGG ATTGCCGAATTTGTGTTTGGAATGCTAGTGATGGTAGCTTGGTGCACTCCTTGACTGGTCATGCACAGTCT ACATATGTTCTGGATGTTCATCCTTTCAACCCCAGAATCGCAATGAGTGCTGGTTATGATGGGCAAACCATCCTGTGGGAT ATATGGGAGGGGATCCCCATCCGCACATATGATATAGGACGCTTCAAGTTGGTTGATGGAAAGTTTTCACT GGATGGAACATCAATTGTTCTTTCTGATGATGTTggacaaatatatttattaaatacaGGCCAAGGCGAGTCTCAAAAGGATGCTAAATATGATCAG TTCTTCCTTGGGGATTACCGGCCCCTTATCCAGGATGCGCAGGGAAACGTTCTTGATCAG GAGACACAGTTAGCTCCATATCGAAGGAACATGCAAGATCTTCTTTGTGACGCAA GTATGCTTCCATATCCTGAACCATATCAGAGTATGTACCAGCGCCGCCGCCTAGGAGCTCTGGGTAACGAGTGGCGTCCTTCTTCAATTAAATTTTCTGTAGGCACAGACGGTGGTTTGGGCCTAGGATACCTGGTTTTACCAGTGGCTGACTTGGACATAATAGCTGAACCTCTGCCGGAGTTTGTGGATACCCTTTTCTGGGAGCCAGATAATGTTATTCTGAATGATGAGACTGATTCagaatataatatgaatgaagaGCTTTCTGCTGAAGGAGAGCACGAATGTTTAAGAGACGGCTCTTCTAGTGGTTCAGTATGTAGTGAAGAACAGAAGATGAGACGGAGTCGGAAAGATAGCCTACGCAgatcaaaaaggaaaatatcTTCATCAGAA GTGGAAGTCGCATCATCTGGAAGACGTCTTAGGAAGAAAGTTAAGGATGAAGATGTTGGCACTTCATGTAGAAGTCTTAGAACTAGGAAATCAAGAAATGGGCGGAAATCTACCACTAAAAGGAAGTCAACTAAACCAAAGTCATTCAGATCTCACCGAGGAGCTGCACATCCTGAAATTGTATATCAGCATTTTGACATTTCTTCAGATGATGAAGATGAAGCTAGTTCTGAGGATGATTCATTGGAAACAGAATCATTAGAATGTTGGTCAAGCGATCAGAACATGGCATCTGATGACAAGCTGACAAGCACACAGCGGAGCTATCCAACAGGTGGAGCTATCGATGTGCCTCCTAAATCCACTGAACCTCCAACAAACGGCGAGAATAAAAGGAGATTAGTCCTTAAATTGAAAATCCGTGATGCTAATAAGGTTGAGCTATCAAAAGACACTACAGCTCAGTGTGGTGATCAAGCTGATAAGCCATGTTCTTCTCAAGCTGGTGAAGAGATAATTGAAGATAATGTGGTTAACCTAAGGATAAAGGAGCCAGGATCATCTTCAGCAGATGAGATTGGCATGGAGCTGTTTGGGAAATACAGTAAAACTGAACATATGGTTAATGACGAGGAACCCAAAGATGTTTTAAATGAGTATATCAATAGAAAACCTTCTGCTGGTCCAGATATCCAAAGTCTAGCTCTGGCTGATAATTTAATGGCCAGGGCTCAAACGAATCTGGGACAGTTTGAAGCTAGCAGTTTGCTGGCTGGAAATGGTTCAGGAGATGCACTGTGTTCCTCAGGAGTTGCTAAAAGTTCTTCATTATTGCACTTGTCATCGTCACCCAGTCATCAGCTGCAGCAAATAGGCATCGGTCCTGGCGCAAACAAGCTGACTACCACCGACGACAATCCTGAAGTAAACCTCAAATATAAAGTGAAGCCAAacataataaagataaaatcaaagaaaatgtcCCGGGAGTCTCAAACTCGTTCTGAGTTTAATCTTCCTACAGATGCTTATTGTGGAGATGAATCAACATCTAAAATCTTCTCCCATTTGGAACAAAACCAAGTTCCAGAAACAG GTTCTGAATTCCCTCATGCCGCGACTGATGCAGCACGTAGAAAGAGATCCTTAAGATTTACTGCAACGTCAAGAGACACAGCATtcgggaaagatgacctaaaaataagagagaaccGTGTAGCTGTAGGTTCATCAAGAAACACAGAAAAGCTAACCAAGAAGGCTACTGGTTCTTCACCATTAGGATGgacttcaagtaatgtgttcAAGTGCCGGTCATCTAGAAACACTAAAGAGGGTTCTTCCAGGGATGAAAATGTTTTTTCATCTGGAATAAGCTCGAATGAGGCAGTAAAAGAACTGAATTGGTTGCTATTGTCAGAGCATGAAGAGGGTTACCGCTACATTCCTCAGCTAGGTGATGAAGTAGTATACTTCCGACAG GGGCATCAAGAATATATTGAATATAGTGATTCATCAGAATGTGGTCCTTGGACAAAGAATGCAGCTGCAGTCCAAGCTGTGGAAATTTGCTTGGTAAAACATCTTTCATATGCAACTCTTCCTGGCTCTGGTGAGAGCTGCTGTAAAGTTACTCTTCAATTCATAGATACCTCTTCCCCTGTCTCTGGACAGAAGTTTAAGCTTACACTGCCTGAACTAGTCAACTTCCCTGACTTTCTAATTGAGAGATCAAGGTATGAGACTGCAATGGAGAGAAATTGGTCATATGGAGATAAGTGTCTGGTTTGGTGGAAGGATGAAAGTGAGCAAGGTGGTAGGTGGTGGAAAGGTCGGGTAGTTTCAGTGAAAGCCAAGTTTGATCAGTTTCCTGACAGTCCATGGGAAAGATGTGGTATCCTATACGAAGGTGAAGTAGAACCCCATCCTCATAGTCCCTGGGAACTACATGATGTAGATAGTTCATGGGAGCAACCTCAAGTTGACTCGGAAAGCAGAAATAGAGTTTTGTCATCTGTCACTGAACTACTGCAGTCAGCCAACAGAAATCAG GATAACTTTGGGATTCTAAAATTGAAACATGTTGCTGTGAAACTGGACTTCATGAATAG GTTCCCTGTTCCTCTATCACCTGATATAATCAGGTTAAGGTTAGAGAACAACTATTATAGAAGCTTGAAAGCAATGAAACATGATTTCTCTGTGATGATAGCAAATGGTGAGGCTTACTTTGCCAAAAATAGAGAGCTTTCACTGAAAATGAAGAGTCTTTCAGATTGGTTTACCAAGAAATTATCAAATTTATGA
- the LOC129887122 gene encoding uncharacterized protein LOC129887122 isoform X1, translated as MDSGKCTSRNGASSSSMAPTSFLNRVYTKSLFEEERFAEHATIKDVNIDLREVYFLMMHFLSSGPCRKTFGIFCDELLEHELLPRRYHAWYSRKGVLSGDDDDDGISFPLNYDDLVLRYPHVEKDHLVKLLKQLLLSLGPPLQCGGGDAPGAADVPTLLGSGPFSLLACERNRVNKQAQPLPSYLRWPHMQANQVHGLTLREIGGGFPKHHRAPSIRLASYAVAKPSTMVQKMQNIKKLRGHRDAVYCAIFDRSGRYVITGSDDRLVKVWSMETGLCLASCRGHEGDITDLAVSSNNALVASASNDYSIRVWRLPDGLPISVLRGHTGAVTAIAFTPKTSSVYQLLSSSDDGTCRIWDARSSQCVPRVYSPRPKDNVSVRSSGTAATNIQSSSNTSHSHQILCCAYNANGTVFVTGSSDTLARVWSACKFSPDHPEELNHEIDTLSGHENDVNYVQFSGCAVASRSSTSDSIVEDSIPKFRNSWFSHDNIVTCSRDGSAIIWTPKPRKSSHGKLGRSWGKAYHLKVPPPPMPPQPPRGGPRQRFRPTPRGVNMIVWSLDNRFVLAAIMDCRICVWNASDGSLVHSLTGHAQSTYVLDVHPFNPRIAMSAGYDGQTILWDIWEGIPIRTYDIGRFKLVDGKFSLDGTSIVLSDDVGQIYLLNTGQGESQKDAKYDQFFLGDYRPLIQDAQGNVLDQETQLAPYRRNMQDLLCDASMLPYPEPYQSMYQRRRLGALGNEWRPSSIKFSVGTDGGLGLGYLVLPVADLDIIAEPLPEFVDTLFWEPDNVILNDETDSEYNMNEELSAEGEHECLRDGSSSGSVCSEEQKMRRSRKDSLRRSKRKISSSEVEVASSGRRLRKKVKDEDVGTSCRSLRTRKSRNGRKSTTKRKSTKPKSFRSHRGAAHPEIVYQHFDISSDDEDEASSEDDSLETESLECWSSDQNMASDDKLTSTQRSYPTGGAIDVPPKSTEPPTNGENKRRLVLKLKIRDANKVELSKDTTAQCGDQADKPCSSQAGEEIIEDNVVNLRIKEPGSSSADEIGMELFGKYSKTEHMVNDEEPKDVLNEYINRKPSAGPDIQSLALADNLMARAQTNLGQFEASSLLAGNGSGDALCSSGVAKSSSLLHLSSSPSHQLQQIGIGPGANKLTTTDDNPEVNLKYKVKPNIIKIKSKKMSRESQTRSEFNLPTDAYCGDESTSKIFSHLEQNQVPETGNGPDRFGQNLHWGVLMDDTVGRNKSHGSRSSLRSSHDICESASNACNDHNETGSEFPHAATDAARRKRSLRFTATSRDTAFGKDDLKIRENRVAVGSSRNTEKLTKKATGSSPLGWTSSNVFKCRSSRNTKEGSSRDENVFSSGISSNEAVKELNWLLLSEHEEGYRYIPQLGDEVVYFRQGHQEYIEYSDSSECGPWTKNAAAVQAVEICLVKHLSYATLPGSGESCCKVTLQFIDTSSPVSGQKFKLTLPELVNFPDFLIERSRYETAMERNWSYGDKCLVWWKDESEQGGRWWKGRVVSVKAKFDQFPDSPWERCGILYEGEVEPHPHSPWELHDVDSSWEQPQVDSESRNRVLSSVTELLQSANRNQDNFGILKLKHVAVKLDFMNRFPVPLSPDIIRLRLENNYYRSLKAMKHDFSVMIANGEAYFAKNRELSLKMKSLSDWFTKKLSNL; from the exons ATGGATTCAGGGAAGTGTACATCTAGAAATGGCGCTTCATCATCAAGTATGGCACCTACAAGCTTCCTGAATAGGGTATACACAAAATCTCTCTTCGAAGAAGAGAGATTTGCTGAACATGCCACAATAAAGGATGTAAATATTGACCTCAGAGAAGTTTATTTTCTGATGATGCATTTTTTGTCATCTGGGCCGTGCCGAAAAACGTTTGGGATATTCTGTGATGAACTTTTGGAACATGAGCTTCTGCCTAGGAGATATCATGCTTGGTATTCAAGAAAAGGTGTACTCAGTGGAGATGACGACGACGATGGCATTTCTTTTCCTCTAAATTATGATGATCTGGTGCTAAG GTATCCTCATGTTGAAAAAGATCACTTAGTAAAGTTGCTTAAACAACTGCTGCTGAGTTTGGGTCCTCCTTTGCAATGTGGTGGGGGAGATGCCCCTGGTGCTGCTGATGTCCCCACGCTACTTGGATCTGGgcctttttctcttttggctT GTGAGCGAAATAGAGTCAATAAGCAAGCACAACCCCTTCCTTCATACCTCCGTTGGCCACACATGCAGGCTAATCAGGTGCATGGTCTAACTTTAAGAGAGATTGGAGGTGGTTTTCCAAAACATCATCGTGCTCCATCTATCCGTCTTGCAAGTTATGCTGTTGCAAAGCCGTCAACTATGGTCCAAAAGATGCAAAACATAAAGAAATTAAGGGGACATAGGGATGCTGTTTATTGTG CAATATTTGATCGCTCAGGAAGATATGTGATTACTGGTTCTGATGATCGCCTTGTCAAGGTTTGGTCCATGGAAACTGGATTATGCCTGGCTAGTTGCCGAGGACATGAA GGTGACATCACTGATTTAGCCGTCAGTTCAAACAATGCTTTGGTGGCATCTGCATCAAATGACTACAGCATTCGAGTT TGGCGCTTGCCAGACGGATTACCTATTTCAGTTTTGCGTGGTCACACTGGAGCTGTTACTGCCATCGCATTTACTCCAAAAACTAGCTCTGTATATCAGCTTCTATC GTCATCAGATGATGGAACTTGTCGCATTTGGGATGCTAGGTCTTCTCAGTGTGTTCCACGCGTTTACTCGCCAAGACCAAAGGATAACGTTTCGG TGAGGAGCAGTGGTACCGCAGCAACCAACATTCAGTCCTCAAGTAATACATCGCATAGCCATCAAATTTTGTGTTGTGCATACAATGCTAATGGAACTGTCTTTGTCACTGGTAGCTCTGATACTTTAGCAAGG GTCTGGAGTGCTTGTAAGTTCTCCCCAGATCACCCCGAGGAGCTAAATCATGAAATAGATACATTATCTGGTCACGAAAATGATGTCAACTATGTACAGTTCAG TGGCTGTGCAGTTGCTTCACGATCTTCAACATCTGATTCCATTGTGGAGGACAGCATTCCAAAATTTAGGAATTCTTG GTTTAGCCATGACAACATAGTCACTTGTTCCCGTGACGGAAGTGCAATCATTTGGACCCCAAAACCACGCAAGTCGTCCCAT GGAAAACTTGGACGTTCTTGGGGTAAGGCATATCATCTTAAAGTTCCTCCGCCACCAATGCCACCACAGCCTCCTCGAGGAGGGCCACGGCAGAGATTTCGCCCTACTCCTCGTGGTGTTAATATGATAGTGTGGAGCCTGGATAATCGCTTTGTACTGGCTGCTATAATGG ATTGCCGAATTTGTGTTTGGAATGCTAGTGATGGTAGCTTGGTGCACTCCTTGACTGGTCATGCACAGTCT ACATATGTTCTGGATGTTCATCCTTTCAACCCCAGAATCGCAATGAGTGCTGGTTATGATGGGCAAACCATCCTGTGGGAT ATATGGGAGGGGATCCCCATCCGCACATATGATATAGGACGCTTCAAGTTGGTTGATGGAAAGTTTTCACT GGATGGAACATCAATTGTTCTTTCTGATGATGTTggacaaatatatttattaaatacaGGCCAAGGCGAGTCTCAAAAGGATGCTAAATATGATCAG TTCTTCCTTGGGGATTACCGGCCCCTTATCCAGGATGCGCAGGGAAACGTTCTTGATCAG GAGACACAGTTAGCTCCATATCGAAGGAACATGCAAGATCTTCTTTGTGACGCAA GTATGCTTCCATATCCTGAACCATATCAGAGTATGTACCAGCGCCGCCGCCTAGGAGCTCTGGGTAACGAGTGGCGTCCTTCTTCAATTAAATTTTCTGTAGGCACAGACGGTGGTTTGGGCCTAGGATACCTGGTTTTACCAGTGGCTGACTTGGACATAATAGCTGAACCTCTGCCGGAGTTTGTGGATACCCTTTTCTGGGAGCCAGATAATGTTATTCTGAATGATGAGACTGATTCagaatataatatgaatgaagaGCTTTCTGCTGAAGGAGAGCACGAATGTTTAAGAGACGGCTCTTCTAGTGGTTCAGTATGTAGTGAAGAACAGAAGATGAGACGGAGTCGGAAAGATAGCCTACGCAgatcaaaaaggaaaatatcTTCATCAGAA GTGGAAGTCGCATCATCTGGAAGACGTCTTAGGAAGAAAGTTAAGGATGAAGATGTTGGCACTTCATGTAGAAGTCTTAGAACTAGGAAATCAAGAAATGGGCGGAAATCTACCACTAAAAGGAAGTCAACTAAACCAAAGTCATTCAGATCTCACCGAGGAGCTGCACATCCTGAAATTGTATATCAGCATTTTGACATTTCTTCAGATGATGAAGATGAAGCTAGTTCTGAGGATGATTCATTGGAAACAGAATCATTAGAATGTTGGTCAAGCGATCAGAACATGGCATCTGATGACAAGCTGACAAGCACACAGCGGAGCTATCCAACAGGTGGAGCTATCGATGTGCCTCCTAAATCCACTGAACCTCCAACAAACGGCGAGAATAAAAGGAGATTAGTCCTTAAATTGAAAATCCGTGATGCTAATAAGGTTGAGCTATCAAAAGACACTACAGCTCAGTGTGGTGATCAAGCTGATAAGCCATGTTCTTCTCAAGCTGGTGAAGAGATAATTGAAGATAATGTGGTTAACCTAAGGATAAAGGAGCCAGGATCATCTTCAGCAGATGAGATTGGCATGGAGCTGTTTGGGAAATACAGTAAAACTGAACATATGGTTAATGACGAGGAACCCAAAGATGTTTTAAATGAGTATATCAATAGAAAACCTTCTGCTGGTCCAGATATCCAAAGTCTAGCTCTGGCTGATAATTTAATGGCCAGGGCTCAAACGAATCTGGGACAGTTTGAAGCTAGCAGTTTGCTGGCTGGAAATGGTTCAGGAGATGCACTGTGTTCCTCAGGAGTTGCTAAAAGTTCTTCATTATTGCACTTGTCATCGTCACCCAGTCATCAGCTGCAGCAAATAGGCATCGGTCCTGGCGCAAACAAGCTGACTACCACCGACGACAATCCTGAAGTAAACCTCAAATATAAAGTGAAGCCAAacataataaagataaaatcaaagaaaatgtcCCGGGAGTCTCAAACTCGTTCTGAGTTTAATCTTCCTACAGATGCTTATTGTGGAGATGAATCAACATCTAAAATCTTCTCCCATTTGGAACAAAACCAAGTTCCAGAAACAGGTAATGGCCCTGATAGATTTGGTCAGAATTTGCATTGGGGTGTACTGATGGATGATACTGTTGGCAGAAACAAGTCTCATGGATCTAGAAGCAGTTTGCGTAGCAGTCATGATATTTGTGAAAGTGCTTCTAATGCTTGTAATGATCATAACGAAACAGGTTCTGAATTCCCTCATGCCGCGACTGATGCAGCACGTAGAAAGAGATCCTTAAGATTTACTGCAACGTCAAGAGACACAGCATtcgggaaagatgacctaaaaataagagagaaccGTGTAGCTGTAGGTTCATCAAGAAACACAGAAAAGCTAACCAAGAAGGCTACTGGTTCTTCACCATTAGGATGgacttcaagtaatgtgttcAAGTGCCGGTCATCTAGAAACACTAAAGAGGGTTCTTCCAGGGATGAAAATGTTTTTTCATCTGGAATAAGCTCGAATGAGGCAGTAAAAGAACTGAATTGGTTGCTATTGTCAGAGCATGAAGAGGGTTACCGCTACATTCCTCAGCTAGGTGATGAAGTAGTATACTTCCGACAG GGGCATCAAGAATATATTGAATATAGTGATTCATCAGAATGTGGTCCTTGGACAAAGAATGCAGCTGCAGTCCAAGCTGTGGAAATTTGCTTGGTAAAACATCTTTCATATGCAACTCTTCCTGGCTCTGGTGAGAGCTGCTGTAAAGTTACTCTTCAATTCATAGATACCTCTTCCCCTGTCTCTGGACAGAAGTTTAAGCTTACACTGCCTGAACTAGTCAACTTCCCTGACTTTCTAATTGAGAGATCAAGGTATGAGACTGCAATGGAGAGAAATTGGTCATATGGAGATAAGTGTCTGGTTTGGTGGAAGGATGAAAGTGAGCAAGGTGGTAGGTGGTGGAAAGGTCGGGTAGTTTCAGTGAAAGCCAAGTTTGATCAGTTTCCTGACAGTCCATGGGAAAGATGTGGTATCCTATACGAAGGTGAAGTAGAACCCCATCCTCATAGTCCCTGGGAACTACATGATGTAGATAGTTCATGGGAGCAACCTCAAGTTGACTCGGAAAGCAGAAATAGAGTTTTGTCATCTGTCACTGAACTACTGCAGTCAGCCAACAGAAATCAG GATAACTTTGGGATTCTAAAATTGAAACATGTTGCTGTGAAACTGGACTTCATGAATAG GTTCCCTGTTCCTCTATCACCTGATATAATCAGGTTAAGGTTAGAGAACAACTATTATAGAAGCTTGAAAGCAATGAAACATGATTTCTCTGTGATGATAGCAAATGGTGAGGCTTACTTTGCCAAAAATAGAGAGCTTTCACTGAAAATGAAGAGTCTTTCAGATTGGTTTACCAAGAAATTATCAAATTTATGA